One segment of Sandaracinaceae bacterium DNA contains the following:
- a CDS encoding nitrate reductase cytochrome c-type subunit: MSDQGGRRWRSVFLAGAVVVAAVGYMTGTRHAEQPRGYSEVEDPGHSAATAPPQAGMESARYAERRATQLLALESMRAQPGPGTEAPPHDPVAYAQAVAARRDARAYDGAPPTIPHAVDQHGAPACLACHAEGMRVDGRVAPIMSHERFDSCLQCHALAESPLPRSAPLAHSVSEVNSFLGLTEPERGERAWPGAPPTMPHRTFMRERCDSCHGTQASGLTTSHPWRQSCPQCHAPSATSDQRPRSTLAPLPGLTTAGAR; this comes from the coding sequence GTGAGTGACCAAGGCGGACGCCGCTGGCGGTCGGTGTTCCTCGCGGGCGCCGTGGTGGTCGCAGCCGTGGGCTACATGACCGGAACGCGCCACGCGGAGCAGCCGCGCGGCTACTCCGAGGTGGAAGACCCCGGCCACAGCGCGGCCACGGCGCCCCCGCAGGCCGGCATGGAGTCCGCGCGCTACGCCGAACGTCGGGCCACCCAGCTGCTGGCGCTCGAGTCCATGAGGGCGCAGCCGGGCCCGGGCACCGAGGCGCCTCCACACGACCCGGTCGCCTACGCGCAGGCTGTGGCGGCGCGGCGTGACGCGCGCGCCTACGACGGTGCCCCGCCCACCATTCCGCATGCGGTAGACCAGCACGGCGCGCCCGCGTGCCTGGCCTGCCACGCCGAGGGGATGCGCGTGGACGGGCGGGTGGCGCCGATCATGAGCCACGAGCGCTTCGACAGCTGCCTGCAGTGCCACGCGCTCGCCGAGAGCCCGCTGCCGCGGAGCGCGCCCTTGGCGCACTCGGTCAGCGAGGTGAACAGCTTCCTGGGGTTGACCGAGCCGGAGCGCGGCGAGCGCGCGTGGCCTGGTGCGCCCCCCACCATGCCGCACCGCACGTTCATGCGGGAGCGCTGCGACAGCTGCCACGGCACGCAAGCCTCGGGGCTCACCACCAGTCACCCCTGGCGGCAGAGCTGCCCTCAGTGTCACGCGCCTTCGGCGACTTCGGACCAGCGCCCGCGCTCCACGCTCGCGCCGCTCCCCGGCCTCACCACGGCGGGGGCGCGGTGA
- a CDS encoding 4Fe-4S binding protein, protein MSFRATVDRFSCLAGAGQVCTVCVERCPEPGALRLDGLYPVVDGDRCTGCGACEPACPAPSPAIRVLPLIPSKRTTP, encoded by the coding sequence ATGTCGTTCCGGGCCACGGTGGACCGCTTCAGCTGCCTGGCGGGCGCGGGGCAGGTGTGCACCGTGTGCGTGGAGCGCTGCCCAGAGCCCGGCGCGCTCAGGCTCGACGGGCTCTACCCCGTCGTCGACGGCGACCGCTGCACGGGCTGCGGCGCGTGCGAACCCGCTTGTCCTGCGCCGAGCCCCGCCATCCGCGTGCTCCCGCTGATTCCCTCGAAAAGGACCACACCATGA
- a CDS encoding alginate export family protein, which produces MKLSELPDVYRASLDEATFDTYLEDLRALDGPLEVRAKAAATVYAEERTWTLDDAVSALETGAVRAVQVRYALDGQVWCDTIMGAGRAVPRQLVRMAALVAALLLCATGPARAQSPGAPPTDATAAPAEGDAVGASDAEAPAQADAASVPEEQPAPSEPPPEEPAAPAAWPFDWGLDAFTRPEVRTGYDQLGLADNDFVRFRFRFALILTPIELGRVRLSARIEPQASGAWSSGADLTDAALGLHQGFITIATDRVSVQLGRQELVYGEHLVLGSVPWHPTGRAFDAAKLRVDLGSGAWLDVFGAQLVEGATTNFADTDAYLLGAYAALGPLLHEGLALDVYLLEQLRGAASSGGIPVTPGLQRSTLGVRAKQRIGLFDYRAEAGVQLGRTGAVKLRAFQFDAEAGVTLARDHLRLALEGFYASGDDPGTAKNEAWDQLYPTAHIWLGFADIIGGRSNVAGAVFHAAVNANAELRFTLDTHLFVRPEVGALSGDGLAGFEADVGARWQIGTGLALRANYSLFRAFTDAYPVDELAHFAELELRYTR; this is translated from the coding sequence ATGAAGCTCAGCGAGCTCCCCGACGTGTACCGCGCCTCTCTCGACGAGGCGACCTTCGACACCTACCTGGAGGACCTGCGGGCGCTCGATGGCCCGCTCGAGGTGCGCGCCAAAGCCGCCGCCACCGTGTACGCCGAAGAGCGCACGTGGACGCTGGACGACGCCGTGAGCGCGCTCGAGACCGGCGCCGTGCGGGCCGTCCAGGTGCGCTATGCGCTCGACGGTCAGGTGTGGTGCGACACCATCATGGGCGCGGGCCGCGCCGTGCCACGGCAGCTCGTGAGGATGGCGGCGTTGGTCGCGGCGCTGCTGTTGTGCGCCACGGGGCCGGCGAGGGCGCAGTCTCCCGGCGCACCGCCAACGGACGCCACGGCCGCGCCCGCGGAGGGCGACGCGGTTGGCGCGAGCGATGCCGAGGCCCCAGCGCAGGCGGACGCTGCGTCCGTGCCGGAGGAGCAGCCTGCACCGAGCGAGCCGCCACCGGAGGAGCCCGCCGCGCCCGCGGCGTGGCCGTTCGACTGGGGGCTCGACGCCTTCACCCGTCCCGAGGTGCGCACGGGCTACGACCAGCTCGGCCTCGCGGACAACGACTTCGTCCGCTTTCGCTTTCGCTTCGCGCTCATCCTCACGCCCATCGAGCTGGGACGCGTGCGGCTCTCGGCGCGCATCGAGCCGCAGGCCTCGGGGGCGTGGTCCTCGGGCGCCGACCTCACGGACGCGGCGCTCGGCCTGCACCAGGGCTTCATCACCATCGCCACCGACCGGGTCAGCGTGCAGCTGGGTCGTCAAGAGCTCGTATACGGCGAGCACCTGGTGCTCGGCTCCGTGCCCTGGCACCCGACGGGGCGCGCGTTCGATGCCGCCAAGCTCCGCGTGGACCTCGGCAGCGGGGCGTGGCTCGACGTGTTCGGGGCGCAGCTGGTGGAGGGTGCCACCACCAACTTCGCGGACACCGACGCGTACTTGCTGGGCGCCTACGCGGCGCTCGGACCTTTGCTCCATGAAGGGCTCGCGCTGGACGTGTACCTGCTGGAGCAGCTGCGCGGCGCCGCGAGTTCGGGCGGCATCCCCGTCACGCCGGGGCTCCAGCGCTCCACGCTGGGCGTTCGCGCCAAGCAGCGCATCGGCCTGTTCGACTACCGCGCCGAGGCTGGCGTGCAGCTCGGGCGCACCGGGGCCGTCAAGCTGCGCGCGTTCCAGTTCGACGCCGAGGCCGGCGTCACGCTCGCGCGTGATCACCTGCGGCTGGCGCTCGAGGGCTTCTACGCGTCTGGCGACGACCCCGGGACCGCGAAGAACGAAGCGTGGGACCAGCTCTACCCCACGGCGCACATCTGGCTCGGCTTCGCGGACATCATCGGGGGGCGCTCGAACGTGGCGGGGGCGGTCTTTCACGCTGCCGTGAACGCCAACGCCGAGCTGCGCTTCACGCTCGACACGCACCTCTTCGTGCGGCCGGAGGTGGGCGCGCTCAGCGGTGACGGCCTGGCCGGCTTCGAGGCCGACGTGGGCGCTCGCTGGCAGATCGGCACGGGCCTCGCGCTGCGCGCCAACTACAGCCTGTTCCGTGCCTTCACCGATGCCTACCCGGTGGACGAGCTGGCCCACTTCGCCGAGCTCGAGCTGCGCTACACGCGCTGA
- a CDS encoding M81 family metallopeptidase produces the protein MDPRNTPSLCHLGRPLRIAYGRFFHEANTYSPQVTDRAAFDNAFFLEGDSLARATGLRGAELPGYMPHAELTGFVQAARLAGNVETVPLASYLAVPSGPLERSAFEEILSDLLQRLAHAGTLDAVYLALHGSMEVVGLGEAPEAVILRRVREVLGPRPRLAASFDLHANLSQSIVDALDVLYAYRTNPHWDLGPTGFRAGRQLIDTLRGRVTPTHAFRKLPMVLGGGNTISFLPPMRDVFRAMRRMERDPRVLSASLCMVHPYTGAEDLGWSVYVATDGNPALAQRLVEELADLAWAKRTVEMPTMYGAEDAIATARELRRSLAGRLGPVTLVDVDDIVSAGAPGGNTNLVRALAEHGSDLRAYVPVHDPLLVAATWDHAIGSTHDLVLRGTPGYGMPELPVRATVAARATSEFGRKVRLDIALPEGATGALHCVITEGPPLPLHPRFWRELGLDPRRADVLVQKSFFHYRIFYAALSFAHVPVTSHGATSFRRVRERSYRTPTHPAACLDDWRPLDWNAHAVRGASTAAAQRV, from the coding sequence ATGGATCCCCGTAACACCCCTTCCCTGTGCCACCTGGGGCGCCCGCTGCGCATCGCGTACGGACGCTTCTTCCACGAGGCCAACACCTACTCCCCTCAGGTCACGGACCGGGCCGCGTTCGACAACGCGTTCTTCCTCGAGGGCGACTCGCTGGCTCGTGCCACGGGGCTGCGGGGCGCGGAGCTGCCCGGCTACATGCCTCACGCAGAGCTGACCGGCTTCGTGCAGGCCGCACGCCTGGCGGGCAACGTCGAGACCGTGCCGCTGGCGTCGTACCTCGCGGTGCCGAGCGGCCCACTCGAGCGGAGCGCCTTCGAGGAGATCCTCTCTGACCTGCTGCAGCGCCTCGCCCACGCCGGCACGCTGGATGCTGTCTACCTAGCCCTGCATGGCTCCATGGAGGTCGTTGGACTCGGCGAGGCCCCGGAAGCCGTGATCCTGCGCCGCGTCCGCGAGGTGCTGGGCCCGCGGCCGCGCCTGGCGGCGAGCTTCGATCTGCACGCCAACCTCAGCCAGAGCATCGTGGACGCGCTGGACGTGCTGTACGCCTACCGCACCAACCCGCACTGGGACCTCGGCCCCACGGGCTTCCGCGCGGGCCGCCAGCTGATCGACACGCTGCGCGGCAGGGTCACGCCCACGCACGCCTTCCGCAAGCTGCCCATGGTGCTCGGGGGCGGCAACACCATCAGCTTCCTCCCGCCCATGCGCGACGTGTTCCGGGCCATGCGCCGCATGGAGCGCGACCCGCGCGTGCTCAGCGCGAGCCTCTGCATGGTGCACCCCTACACGGGCGCGGAGGACCTCGGCTGGAGCGTGTATGTCGCCACGGACGGGAACCCCGCGCTCGCCCAGCGGCTGGTCGAGGAGCTCGCCGACCTGGCCTGGGCCAAGCGCACGGTGGAGATGCCCACCATGTACGGAGCGGAGGACGCGATTGCCACCGCGCGAGAGCTGCGGCGCTCGCTGGCGGGGCGCCTCGGGCCCGTCACGCTGGTCGACGTGGACGACATCGTGAGCGCGGGGGCCCCGGGCGGAAACACCAACCTCGTCAGGGCGCTTGCCGAGCATGGCAGCGACCTGCGCGCCTACGTCCCGGTTCACGACCCATTGCTCGTCGCGGCCACCTGGGACCACGCCATCGGGAGCACCCACGACTTGGTGCTGCGGGGCACACCTGGCTATGGGATGCCCGAGCTGCCCGTGCGCGCCACCGTCGCCGCCCGCGCGACGAGCGAGTTCGGACGCAAGGTGCGCCTGGACATCGCGCTGCCCGAGGGAGCCACCGGCGCGCTCCACTGCGTGATCACCGAGGGACCACCGCTGCCCCTCCATCCTCGCTTCTGGCGCGAGCTGGGCCTCGACCCGCGCCGCGCCGACGTGCTCGTGCAGAAGAGCTTCTTCCACTACCGCATCTTCTACGCAGCGCTGTCGTTCGCGCACGTGCCGGTGACCAGCCACGGCGCCACCAGCTTCCGACGCGTCCGCGAGCGCAGCTATCGGACGCCCACCCACCCGGCGGCCTGCCTCGACGACTGGCGCCCGCTCGACTGGAACGCCCACGCCGTGCGCGGGGCGTCCACTGCGGCCGCTCAGCGCGTGTAG
- a CDS encoding aspartate aminotransferase family protein: MKTTIPERGMTRGAILAALTDLRRQDLQSDGHAFAFVYDPGEEAQSIAREAFAACMGINGLDPTVYPSARGIENAIVQACLELVRAPAGAAGTATAGGTESVMLAVKAARDNARRSRPEIKHLRMLVPETAHACFHKAAAYLGVEVVRVDVDDTFRASVEDARRKMTRDVILVVGSAPSYAHGVVDPIPELAALAREHDAFMHVDACVGGWVLPFLRESGVPVPAFDFDVPGVTSLSLDLHKYGFAPKGVSALLMRDRSLRDAHYFACARWSGYSIVNSTTLGSKSVAAMGAALAVMQHLGREGYRRHAQQMWEATLLLCDAVEQTPGLRLLARPDMNLFAFTTSAAGKQRAGDLFELSDRLLARGWHVQPTYSFGRSPAHIHLTLDPGNAAHAAAFAADLRNAARDLPPQTPPPAPLLAALESLVSGNATGSKMNTHMLMGALGIKDGQMPARAAGIHRLLNAASPDVREALLVSFVGELFTQPEETPHGSP, translated from the coding sequence ATGAAGACCACGATTCCGGAGCGAGGCATGACGCGAGGCGCCATCCTGGCGGCGCTGACGGACCTCCGCCGCCAAGACCTGCAGAGCGACGGCCACGCCTTCGCGTTCGTCTACGACCCGGGCGAAGAAGCCCAGTCCATCGCCCGGGAAGCCTTCGCGGCCTGCATGGGCATCAACGGGCTCGACCCCACCGTCTACCCGTCGGCGCGCGGCATCGAGAACGCCATCGTGCAGGCGTGCCTCGAGCTGGTCCGGGCGCCCGCAGGCGCCGCAGGAACGGCCACCGCCGGGGGCACCGAGAGCGTGATGCTCGCGGTGAAGGCGGCGAGAGACAACGCGCGCCGCAGCAGACCCGAGATCAAGCACCTGCGCATGCTCGTGCCCGAGACCGCGCACGCGTGCTTCCACAAGGCGGCCGCGTACCTCGGCGTCGAGGTCGTGCGAGTGGATGTAGACGACACCTTTCGTGCCTCCGTCGAGGACGCGCGCCGCAAGATGACACGGGACGTGATCCTGGTGGTGGGCTCGGCGCCCTCGTACGCCCACGGAGTGGTGGACCCGATCCCGGAGCTCGCCGCGCTGGCCCGGGAGCACGACGCCTTCATGCACGTGGACGCGTGCGTCGGGGGCTGGGTGCTGCCCTTCCTGCGTGAGTCGGGCGTGCCCGTGCCTGCCTTCGACTTCGACGTCCCCGGCGTCACCAGCCTCTCGCTGGACCTCCACAAGTACGGGTTCGCACCGAAGGGCGTGTCGGCGCTGTTGATGCGCGACCGGAGCCTGCGCGACGCACACTACTTCGCGTGCGCGCGCTGGAGTGGCTACTCCATCGTGAACTCCACCACGCTGGGTTCGAAGTCGGTGGCCGCCATGGGAGCGGCGCTGGCGGTGATGCAGCACCTCGGCCGCGAGGGCTATCGGCGCCACGCCCAGCAGATGTGGGAGGCGACGCTGCTGCTCTGCGATGCGGTCGAGCAGACGCCCGGTCTGCGCCTGCTAGCGCGCCCCGACATGAACCTGTTCGCGTTCACCACGAGCGCTGCCGGCAAGCAGCGGGCAGGTGACCTCTTCGAGCTGTCGGATCGCTTGCTCGCGCGCGGCTGGCACGTGCAGCCCACCTACTCGTTCGGGCGCTCGCCGGCGCACATCCACCTGACGCTGGACCCCGGCAACGCCGCCCACGCAGCGGCGTTCGCTGCGGACCTGCGCAACGCCGCGCGGGACCTGCCACCGCAGACGCCGCCGCCAGCGCCGCTGCTGGCCGCGCTCGAGTCCCTGGTGAGCGGCAACGCCACGGGATCCAAGATGAACACCCACATGCTGATGGGAGCCCTGGGCATCAAGGATGGCCAGATGCCCGCGCGCGCCGCGGGGATCCATCGCCTGCTGAACGCCGCCTCACCCGACGTGCGCGAGGCGCTGCTCGTGAGCTTCGTCGGAGAGCTGTTCACGCAACCCGAGGAGACGCCCCATGGATCCCCGTAA